The following are encoded in a window of Salinibacter grassmerensis genomic DNA:
- the fliQ gene encoding flagellar biosynthesis protein FliQ, whose product MNADVAVYWLKESLRTGFMVLGPMLGMALLAGIVVSLFQAVTSMQEMTLSFIPKLIAIAVVFFFMMPWMIQMMTDFTAEIFAAIPSVSK is encoded by the coding sequence ATGAACGCAGATGTTGCTGTCTACTGGCTCAAAGAATCGCTCCGAACGGGATTTATGGTGCTCGGGCCCATGCTGGGCATGGCGCTGCTGGCTGGAATTGTCGTGAGCCTCTTCCAGGCCGTCACCTCCATGCAGGAGATGACGCTCAGCTTTATCCCCAAGCTCATCGCAATTGCCGTTGTCTTCTTCTTTATGATGCCGTGGATGATTCAGATGATGACCGACTTCACGGCCGAGATCTTCGCCGCCATCCCCAGCGTGTCGAAGTGA
- the flhA gene encoding flagellar biosynthesis protein FlhA gives MSRAADSRTSSSPTGSLGVGGFDSEIVVAGAIVAILFMMVVPLPSYLLDLFLATDIALSLGVLLTSFYAERPLEFAIFPGLLLTTTLFRLSLNVASTRLILGNAEAGALINAFGSFVVAGNYVVGAIIFLVLVIINFVVITKGTERISEVAARFTLDAMPGKQMAIDADLNSGLIDEREARERRDEVTEEADFYGAMDGATKFVRGEAVAGILITAINVVGGLVIGVTQQAMGVGEAASTFALLSIGDGLVSQIPALMVSTAAGIIVSRASGEEGSLASEMKGQLLDKPPPLLITGCFLGLMGFVPGLPIIPFWLLSAGVLLLWYLRSKEKKAEEEAEAERQREAEEQQAEEESEEDPSDLLLVDPLELEIGYGLISLVDPDQGGDLLERVKMLRKQLAEEMGLVIPPVRIRDNVDMDSNKYVIRLRGNPIGEGQVMPGYKLALLPDDVDEAPSGIRVEDPTFGLPAVWVAERNLPEAEQMGLTVIESPAVISTHLLEELRKNAYRLLDRQEVREMLDKVEESAPALVDELVPDLLSLGSIRKVLQRLLEERIPIRDLVTILETLADHASQTQTVEVLTEHCRAALAPTITREFSGPEGRIKAFVMDPALEQHLLERAEAGGLDANTLGLQPERADALVKAIDEQATQLISNDRAPILLISPVLRATVYQFLDPMVSDITVLSYNDLTPDAPVDIVDQVSIPQGSSSSDLSAATAGISNT, from the coding sequence TTGTCCCGCGCTGCTGATTCCCGCACGTCGTCGTCGCCCACTGGGTCGCTGGGGGTTGGAGGGTTTGACAGCGAGATTGTCGTAGCCGGTGCCATCGTGGCGATTTTGTTCATGATGGTGGTGCCCCTGCCCAGCTACCTGCTGGACCTCTTCCTGGCCACGGACATCGCTCTGAGCCTTGGGGTGCTCCTGACGTCGTTCTACGCCGAGCGGCCCCTGGAATTTGCGATCTTTCCGGGCCTGCTACTCACGACGACTCTCTTCCGGCTCTCGCTGAACGTCGCGTCGACCCGGCTCATCCTGGGCAACGCGGAGGCCGGGGCCCTCATCAACGCGTTTGGGAGCTTCGTCGTGGCGGGCAACTACGTGGTGGGGGCCATCATTTTCCTCGTGCTCGTCATTATCAACTTCGTGGTCATCACGAAGGGCACCGAGCGCATCTCGGAGGTGGCCGCGCGGTTTACGCTCGACGCGATGCCGGGAAAGCAGATGGCCATCGACGCGGACCTCAACTCGGGCCTCATCGACGAGCGGGAGGCGCGCGAGCGGCGGGACGAGGTGACGGAGGAGGCCGATTTCTACGGCGCCATGGACGGTGCGACGAAGTTCGTGCGGGGCGAGGCCGTCGCGGGCATTCTCATCACGGCCATCAACGTCGTGGGGGGGCTGGTAATCGGCGTGACCCAGCAGGCGATGGGGGTTGGGGAGGCGGCGAGCACCTTTGCCCTGCTCTCGATCGGGGACGGGCTCGTGTCGCAAATCCCTGCGCTCATGGTGTCGACGGCGGCCGGCATCATTGTCTCGCGGGCCAGCGGAGAGGAGGGGTCGCTGGCCAGCGAAATGAAAGGTCAGCTCCTCGACAAGCCGCCCCCGCTGCTGATCACGGGGTGCTTCCTGGGGCTCATGGGCTTTGTGCCGGGGCTGCCCATCATTCCGTTCTGGCTGCTGAGCGCAGGGGTGCTCCTGTTGTGGTACCTACGCAGCAAAGAGAAGAAGGCGGAGGAGGAGGCAGAGGCGGAGCGCCAGCGCGAGGCGGAGGAGCAGCAGGCCGAGGAGGAGTCTGAAGAAGACCCCTCCGACCTGTTGCTGGTGGACCCGCTCGAATTGGAGATCGGCTACGGGCTCATCTCCCTGGTGGACCCGGACCAGGGCGGAGACCTTCTGGAGCGCGTCAAGATGCTGCGGAAGCAGCTGGCCGAGGAGATGGGGCTCGTCATCCCGCCGGTGCGCATCCGAGACAACGTCGACATGGACTCGAACAAATACGTGATTCGGCTCCGGGGGAATCCCATCGGAGAGGGGCAGGTGATGCCGGGCTACAAGCTCGCGCTGCTCCCCGACGACGTCGACGAGGCGCCGTCGGGCATCCGGGTGGAAGACCCCACGTTCGGGCTTCCGGCCGTCTGGGTGGCGGAGCGCAACCTGCCAGAAGCGGAGCAGATGGGGCTGACCGTCATCGAGTCGCCGGCCGTGATCTCGACCCACCTGCTGGAGGAGCTGCGGAAGAACGCCTATCGGCTCCTCGACCGGCAGGAGGTCCGGGAGATGCTGGACAAGGTCGAAGAATCGGCGCCGGCCCTGGTTGACGAACTGGTGCCGGATCTCCTCTCGCTGGGCAGCATCCGCAAGGTGCTCCAGCGGCTGCTGGAGGAGCGGATTCCGATCCGCGACCTCGTGACGATCCTTGAGACGCTGGCCGACCACGCGTCGCAGACGCAGACGGTGGAGGTGCTGACCGAACATTGCCGGGCGGCGCTGGCGCCCACCATCACCCGTGAGTTTTCGGGGCCCGAGGGGCGCATCAAGGCCTTCGTGATGGATCCAGCCCTGGAGCAGCACCTGCTCGAAAGGGCCGAGGCCGGGGGCCTCGACGCCAACACCCTCGGGCTCCAGCCCGAACGGGCCGACGCCCTCGTGAAGGCGATCGACGAGCAGGCGACCCAGCTCATCAGCAATGACCGGGCGCCGATCTTGCTGATCTCCCCCGTGCTGCGGGCGACGGTCTACCAGTTCCTAGACCCAATGGTCTCGGACATTACCGTCCTCTCCTACAACGACCTCACGCCCGACGCCCCGGTCGACATCGTCGATCAGGTCAGCATCCCGCAGGGATCGTCGTCCTCCGACCTGTCCGCCGCGACTGCCGGAATCTCCAACACATAA
- a CDS encoding flagellar biosynthesis protein FlhF: MDVQTFTDSSIQAALEKARHKLGDQVVLVESEPSTDEAPAQVTVMVDESAQQTAAQGEQSWGHVPKPSEAPVSTPSASPAPDRGGADDETSFEYEGNDEAESAGSGMASRFQSELEAQSWPGGDASQQRQGRGRVFPSSDSEENASPTTGDHEAWVESRLEELRARSGDRHDQNARLAGTETGEWATHPLYGRLLQDGLRPKTATALFGDLTERGVDPRESPRDELHWALAQVVCRRIQTDPLAAETGVIALVGPSGAGKTSLALKLAVHDRMLAGQDTAVIHLLPEEGRNASYQNPTALYRRFGLPVRSVRTREDMAKALRCVGDFEQVLIDTPPLPMPLSEARPVLRRYRRLLRPLPRPAVHFVVDATRALGGIDEETFARLPLRPTAAAVTHLDEVHDWGQVAEWLIHVDLPVQIVSEGPEVPDGARAFSLRWFVEDIMDL, translated from the coding sequence ATGGACGTCCAGACCTTTACCGATTCGAGCATTCAGGCGGCCCTCGAAAAGGCGCGGCACAAGCTGGGCGACCAGGTTGTGCTGGTCGAGTCGGAGCCGTCCACCGACGAGGCGCCCGCGCAGGTCACTGTGATGGTGGACGAGTCGGCTCAACAGACCGCCGCGCAGGGCGAGCAATCGTGGGGCCACGTGCCGAAGCCATCGGAAGCCCCCGTGTCGACGCCGAGCGCATCGCCCGCCCCGGACCGCGGGGGGGCGGACGACGAGACGTCCTTCGAATATGAGGGAAACGACGAGGCGGAATCGGCCGGGTCGGGAATGGCGTCGCGTTTCCAGTCGGAGTTGGAGGCACAGTCCTGGCCCGGCGGCGACGCGTCGCAGCAGAGACAGGGGCGGGGGCGGGTGTTTCCGTCCTCGGATTCGGAGGAAAACGCGTCCCCGACGACCGGGGACCACGAAGCCTGGGTCGAGTCGCGCCTGGAGGAGCTTCGCGCCCGCTCCGGAGACAGGCACGACCAGAACGCGCGCCTCGCCGGAACGGAGACCGGCGAGTGGGCGACCCATCCCCTCTACGGGCGGCTGCTGCAAGACGGCCTTCGTCCCAAGACCGCGACCGCCCTCTTCGGTGACCTGACGGAGCGGGGCGTGGACCCGAGGGAGAGTCCCCGAGACGAGCTGCACTGGGCCCTCGCGCAGGTGGTGTGTCGCCGCATCCAGACCGACCCCTTGGCCGCAGAGACGGGCGTGATTGCTCTGGTGGGGCCCAGCGGCGCCGGGAAGACGTCGCTCGCCCTCAAGCTCGCGGTCCACGACCGCATGCTCGCCGGACAGGACACCGCCGTGATTCATCTGCTTCCGGAGGAGGGGCGCAACGCGTCCTACCAGAACCCGACCGCCCTGTACCGGCGCTTCGGGCTGCCGGTGCGGAGCGTGCGCACGAGGGAAGACATGGCGAAGGCGCTCCGGTGCGTCGGCGACTTCGAGCAGGTGCTCATCGATACGCCACCGCTCCCCATGCCCCTGTCGGAGGCCCGCCCGGTTCTCCGGCGGTACCGGCGCCTCCTGCGCCCCCTGCCGCGGCCCGCCGTCCACTTCGTGGTCGACGCCACCCGGGCGCTGGGGGGAATCGACGAAGAGACGTTCGCCCGGCTGCCCCTTCGTCCCACGGCGGCCGCCGTTACCCACCTGGACGAGGTGCACGACTGGGGACAGGTAGCCGAGTGGCTGATCCACGTCGACCTGCCTGTACAGATCGTCTCGGAGGGGCCCGAGGTGCCGGACGGGGCCCGGGCTTTCTCCCTGCGGTGGTTTGTAGAAGACATCATGGACCTCTAA
- a CDS encoding EscU/YscU/HrcU family type III secretion system export apparatus switch protein, which yields MSETQEKQYDPTPRRLEKAREEGNVLRATEPVSVGLLLTAMALFSVGGASAFQSLQDMAARIFLRSARMSLTVKSIQSLVAEIGVQVAEMLAPLFIVLVVAAVGLNMVQSGWNVSFTPIQPQLSRVNPLEGLKQIFSSEGAFGFAKTLLKIGVVGPIAYFAMRPLIPEMVQVYTLPLPALLDQAADWFFALMWRVLMGLVVIAALDFAFERWKYYEDLKMSKKEMEDEQKETEGDPEFEEKRREKAKELAEQPRMDHAVMKSDAVVTNPTHYAIALRYDPDEAPAPRVLLKGVRKRALRIKELAAEFDVPTFENRSLAHALYDNVPEEEEIPEELYPAVAAILAEVYEQRGDV from the coding sequence ATGAGTGAGACGCAGGAAAAACAGTACGACCCAACGCCCCGGCGCCTCGAGAAAGCGCGCGAAGAGGGAAATGTGCTTCGGGCAACCGAGCCCGTCTCCGTGGGGCTCCTGCTGACGGCGATGGCGCTCTTTTCGGTGGGGGGCGCCTCGGCGTTTCAGTCCCTCCAGGACATGGCGGCGCGCATATTTCTCCGGTCGGCGCGCATGTCCCTCACCGTAAAGTCGATCCAGAGCCTCGTCGCGGAGATTGGGGTGCAGGTCGCCGAGATGCTAGCCCCCCTCTTCATCGTGCTCGTGGTCGCGGCGGTGGGACTCAACATGGTCCAGTCCGGATGGAACGTGTCGTTCACCCCCATCCAGCCGCAGCTCAGCCGCGTGAACCCGTTGGAGGGGCTGAAGCAGATCTTTTCCTCGGAGGGCGCCTTCGGCTTCGCGAAAACCCTCCTCAAGATCGGCGTGGTGGGGCCCATCGCGTATTTTGCCATGCGGCCGCTTATCCCGGAGATGGTGCAGGTCTACACGCTGCCGCTGCCAGCTCTGCTCGACCAGGCGGCCGACTGGTTCTTTGCACTGATGTGGCGGGTTCTGATGGGCCTCGTCGTGATTGCGGCGCTCGACTTTGCGTTCGAGCGTTGGAAGTACTACGAGGATCTCAAGATGAGCAAAAAAGAAATGGAGGACGAACAGAAAGAAACGGAGGGGGACCCGGAGTTTGAGGAGAAACGGCGGGAGAAGGCCAAAGAGCTGGCCGAGCAGCCGCGCATGGACCACGCCGTCATGAAGTCGGACGCGGTCGTTACAAATCCGACGCACTACGCCATTGCCCTGCGCTACGACCCCGACGAGGCGCCGGCTCCGCGGGTGTTGCTGAAGGGCGTTCGCAAGCGCGCGCTCCGCATCAAGGAGCTCGCCGCCGAATTTGACGTGCCCACGTTCGAAAATCGGTCCCTGGCACACGCCTTGTACGACAATGTGCCAGAGGAAGAGGAAATTCCGGAGGAACTCTACCCCGCCGTCGCCGCCATCCTCGCCGAAGTGTACGAACAGCGCGGCGACGTCTGA
- a CDS encoding FliO/MopB family protein: protein MVPSAPDSPGVSTRRLAWYALYALGALVALWVLVQAAALVPPAEGAESADGAEREAPASPSVSSDAGVDLFTWGNLSALLVLVGGGGYALYVRRRVSSEEGSVALRPIGQLALGQSQHLRLVACGDEVLLVGATEETVELLKTYPREAFDESILDAAEGDEAPPGGSGPSPQSAHFADVLKQFARQNSLS, encoded by the coding sequence ATGGTCCCCTCCGCCCCAGACTCGCCCGGAGTATCCACACGTCGCCTGGCCTGGTATGCGCTGTACGCGCTGGGGGCGCTGGTGGCCCTCTGGGTGCTGGTGCAGGCCGCCGCGCTGGTCCCGCCCGCCGAGGGGGCCGAGTCCGCCGACGGGGCCGAACGGGAGGCTCCCGCCTCTCCGTCCGTATCGTCGGACGCCGGTGTCGATCTCTTCACCTGGGGCAACCTGTCGGCCCTTCTGGTGCTCGTGGGGGGCGGAGGATACGCGCTCTACGTGCGCCGCCGTGTCTCGTCCGAGGAGGGCTCCGTCGCCCTCCGCCCAATCGGGCAGCTGGCCCTCGGGCAGTCGCAGCACCTCCGCCTTGTTGCGTGTGGGGACGAGGTGCTCCTGGTAGGGGCGACCGAAGAGACGGTCGAGCTCCTGAAGACATATCCCCGCGAGGCGTTTGACGAGTCGATTCTCGACGCGGCGGAGGGCGACGAGGCCCCGCCGGGCGGAAGCGGGCCCTCGCCCCAGTCGGCACACTTCGCCGACGTGCTGAAGCAGTTCGCCCGCCAAAACTCCCTGTCGTGA
- a CDS encoding sigma-70 family RNA polymerase sigma factor gives MSRDLQPLVEQYLDDPTPSNREAVVMAALPLVRSIIGKISVPDHLLASHEDLESVGIVGLLEALDNYDPEQAQFATHAYRRVRGNIIDYLRSIDVLSREKRKKMGAVQEALSSLRQMLGEEPSDEDVSDYMGMSVEEYHDLLRDAQCRFSLSLSRPSEDDDHTMLDVLPSDDGTEGFERFEKASTQKHLEDLIQTLPERQQTILGLYYTEDLTLQEIGEVLDLSAARISQLLGKIQLTLQAKFEEHAH, from the coding sequence ATGTCCCGTGACCTACAGCCCCTTGTCGAACAGTACCTCGACGACCCCACCCCGTCGAACCGAGAGGCCGTCGTAATGGCGGCGCTCCCCCTCGTGCGCTCCATCATCGGCAAGATTAGTGTGCCCGATCACCTGCTTGCCTCGCATGAGGACCTAGAGAGCGTCGGGATTGTCGGGCTTCTTGAGGCCCTCGACAACTACGACCCGGAGCAGGCCCAGTTTGCGACCCACGCGTACCGGCGGGTCCGGGGCAACATCATCGACTACCTCCGCTCGATCGATGTGCTCTCGCGGGAGAAGCGCAAGAAGATGGGCGCGGTGCAGGAGGCGCTCTCCTCGCTCCGGCAGATGCTGGGGGAGGAGCCGTCGGACGAGGATGTATCCGACTACATGGGAATGTCCGTGGAGGAGTATCACGACCTCCTCCGGGACGCGCAGTGCCGTTTCTCCCTCTCGCTCTCGCGGCCCAGCGAGGACGACGACCATACGATGCTCGACGTGCTCCCAAGCGACGACGGGACGGAGGGGTTCGAGCGGTTCGAAAAGGCCTCTACGCAGAAGCACCTCGAGGACCTCATCCAGACCCTTCCGGAGCGCCAACAGACGATTCTGGGCCTGTACTACACGGAAGACCTGACCCTGCAAGAAATTGGGGAGGTGCTCGACCTCAGCGCCGCCCGCATCTCGCAGCTCCTCGGGAAGATTCAGCTCACCCTGCAGGCGAAGTTTGAAGAGCACGCGCACTGA
- the fliP gene encoding flagellar type III secretion system pore protein FliP (The bacterial flagellar biogenesis protein FliP forms a type III secretion system (T3SS)-type pore required for flagellar assembly.) yields MVLVVLLLASGPLVGSTAFAQEAGATAAQVDTSGSSLGGLPQVDLNPSEDGYELPIQLLLLLTVLTLAPAIIILMTSFTRLVVVFSILRRALGLQQSPPRQVVIGLSLFLSIFIMQPVLETVHQDALRPYLDNEITQQEAFDRASTPMKRFMLTHTRDKDLMLFMDMGEIESFESPDEAPLYVVVPSFVISELRIAFQIGFMIFLPFLIVDLVVASILMSMGMMMLPPVMISLPIKLLLFVLTDGWYLIVESLMQGYAVG; encoded by the coding sequence ATCGTACTGGTTGTGCTTCTGCTGGCGAGTGGGCCCCTCGTGGGGTCGACCGCGTTTGCGCAGGAGGCCGGAGCGACGGCCGCGCAGGTCGATACGTCCGGGTCGTCGCTCGGGGGGCTCCCCCAGGTCGACCTGAACCCTTCGGAGGACGGGTACGAGCTGCCGATCCAGCTTCTCCTCCTGCTGACGGTCCTCACGCTCGCCCCGGCCATCATCATTCTGATGACCAGCTTCACGCGCCTGGTCGTCGTCTTCAGCATCCTACGCCGGGCGCTGGGGCTGCAGCAATCCCCGCCCCGTCAGGTCGTCATCGGCCTCTCGCTCTTTCTGTCCATCTTTATCATGCAGCCGGTGCTGGAGACGGTCCACCAGGACGCGCTCCGGCCGTACCTGGACAACGAGATTACCCAGCAGGAGGCATTCGACCGGGCGTCTACGCCGATGAAGCGGTTCATGCTCACTCACACGCGGGACAAGGACCTCATGCTCTTCATGGACATGGGGGAGATTGAGAGCTTCGAGAGCCCGGACGAGGCCCCGCTCTACGTGGTCGTGCCGTCGTTCGTCATCAGCGAGCTCCGGATTGCGTTCCAGATCGGCTTCATGATCTTCCTGCCGTTCCTCATCGTGGACCTCGTCGTGGCAAGCATCCTGATGAGCATGGGCATGATGATGCTGCCGCCCGTTATGATTTCGCTGCCCATCAAGCTGCTCCTCTTTGTGCTGACCGACGGCTGGTACCTCATCGTCGAGTCGCTCATGCAGGGCTATGCGGTGGGGTAG
- the fliR gene encoding flagellar biosynthetic protein FliR — protein sequence MSLLDTEYILRVLLVFVRVSGLMLAAPVFQQQTIPVRVRVLASVVLAYSLAGFATGPLPDHVTHDVGFILVVLVEAGTGLVMGFTARIIFWAVSFAGTIMGYQMALSLAQTYNPISGTSSNPLGQILSYTFLLAFLLADGHHFLLRALAQSFEVVPLGGAELAGAGPSMLEWMGDFFRLAVRLAAPFLVILFLTDIALGIFARLVPQANLFTLSLPTKLLVGIGIFLVFIQGAVPFFPSLFGQIEQMVHEVLRIIAPG from the coding sequence ATGTCGCTGCTCGATACCGAGTACATTTTGCGGGTGCTGCTCGTGTTTGTGCGGGTCAGTGGCCTGATGCTGGCGGCCCCGGTCTTCCAGCAGCAAACCATCCCCGTGCGGGTGCGGGTGCTAGCCAGCGTGGTGCTGGCCTACAGCCTGGCGGGGTTTGCCACGGGGCCCCTGCCCGACCACGTGACCCACGATGTCGGGTTTATACTGGTCGTGCTGGTGGAGGCGGGCACGGGGCTTGTCATGGGCTTTACGGCGCGCATCATCTTCTGGGCGGTGAGCTTCGCGGGAACGATCATGGGATATCAGATGGCGCTGAGCCTCGCGCAGACCTACAACCCGATCAGCGGCACGTCGAGCAACCCGCTCGGCCAGATTCTCTCGTACACGTTTCTCCTCGCGTTTCTCCTCGCCGACGGGCACCACTTCCTCCTGCGGGCACTCGCCCAGTCGTTTGAGGTGGTGCCGCTGGGCGGCGCCGAGCTGGCCGGGGCCGGGCCGTCGATGCTGGAGTGGATGGGGGACTTCTTCCGCCTCGCCGTCCGGCTGGCGGCGCCGTTCCTGGTGATCCTCTTCCTGACTGACATCGCGCTGGGCATCTTCGCGCGCCTCGTCCCCCAGGCCAACCTGTTCACGCTCAGCCTGCCCACAAAGCTGCTCGTGGGCATTGGAATCTTCCTTGTCTTTATACAGGGGGCCGTCCCGTTCTTCCCGTCGCTCTTTGGGCAGATTGAGCAGATGGTGCACGAGGTCCTCCGGATCATTGCGCCCGGGTAG
- a CDS encoding P-loop NTPase — translation MEVTSNVLTFASGKGGVGKSVVTANLAEMLAREGHHVALVDADLGQSDTAVLLNEAPATTVLDAVQEDAALRTVPHETESGMTLVQAANRPTSGDSGEREALYAALDTLLGRLRTTHDYVLVDASAGTDGPVQWALDRADLGVLVVVGEPTAVADAYRLAKQLWTADPDYPLGLVVNFAEDEDDARSIAERFKAVTTRFLGQAPKTLGWIPFSHAVRRSVSDQTPVVRSEGPARDAFADLADTTARGQYVLSPALS, via the coding sequence ATGGAAGTGACCTCCAACGTTTTAACATTTGCCAGTGGCAAGGGGGGCGTCGGAAAGAGCGTCGTGACGGCCAACCTCGCCGAGATGCTCGCGCGAGAGGGGCACCATGTCGCCCTCGTCGACGCGGACCTGGGCCAGAGCGACACGGCTGTGCTCCTCAATGAGGCCCCCGCCACGACGGTGCTGGACGCCGTGCAGGAGGACGCCGCGCTGCGTACGGTGCCGCACGAGACGGAGAGCGGGATGACCCTCGTGCAGGCCGCCAATCGCCCGACGTCCGGGGACTCGGGGGAGCGCGAGGCTCTGTACGCCGCCCTCGATACGCTGCTCGGACGCCTCCGCACGACCCACGATTACGTGCTCGTCGACGCGTCGGCCGGGACCGACGGGCCCGTGCAGTGGGCCCTGGACCGGGCCGACCTGGGGGTGCTCGTCGTCGTGGGCGAGCCCACCGCCGTTGCCGACGCCTACCGACTCGCCAAGCAGCTGTGGACCGCCGACCCCGATTACCCACTGGGCCTCGTCGTCAACTTCGCCGAGGACGAGGACGACGCCCGAAGCATTGCGGAACGGTTCAAGGCAGTCACGACCCGCTTCCTGGGACAGGCCCCGAAGACCCTCGGGTGGATTCCGTTCTCGCACGCCGTGCGCCGCTCGGTGTCGGACCAGACGCCGGTGGTGCGGAGTGAGGGACCTGCCCGGGACGCCTTCGCCGACCTGGCCGATACGACGGCTCGGGGGCAGTACGTCCTCTCGCCCGCCCTCTCGTGA